The stretch of DNA CTTGCCCAGATACGGTGTCTAAATATTGCCAATTGATGCCATCAACACTTTTTTGAAGCGTAAAATAAGCATTATTGGTTTCCGAAGAAGTAGTCCATTGAAGTTCGATGTTTGCATTGATTTTTTGACCACTAAAACTCAACAAGTCAATTGGAAGGGTACTCGCATCCAATAAGCCTGTGAATTCAGAAAAGCTATTCAAGGTCCCATAGCTCAATTCGTTGCTACTGCTATTAACCGTTGAATTATAACTTTGCCAAGTTCCTACACTACCAGTTATTTTTTTTGCCAATTTAGAAAGTGATTCCGAAGGAATGGTTCCAATCAAAGCATCATCATACAATAGGGTTATGGTGTAGGTAAAATCACTCCCTCCTGTAGCCGCAATTTTCCAATAAGCATCAAAGTGCTTGGGGCTACTGATGGCACCGTTATTACTAGGATCATTGGGACTAGTTCCAGAATAATATTGAGCAGACTGAATGCTTGGAAGTACGCCTGTATTCCCCCATTCTATTTTAGCAACAGGACGATTGGCAAAGGACAATATTTCAATTCCACCCAAGGTATGATTCCCTGTAATGCTTAATTCTTGAGGGCTAACTGTGGGGGTAAATTCATTGGCTCCAATATCGGTTCCTCCATCCGCTACAATAGTAGAACGCCCAGCCAAAAGATGATTAACATCTTCGGTTATGCTAGGAATTTGAACACCTTTTCCATTGAGGTACCAAGATTCTCTTTGAGCAGGATCAATATCTAAATGCCCAATTAGAAAATTATCAAACAAATTATTCAAATTAATTTGAGATAAATCATCTGCCCAGCTAGATTCACTACTAGCAGTTGCTAGTTTCCAATCTCCAAAGTTTTTATCGACATGATTCCATTGATTGAGCGCATTGATATCATGGTTGGCAAAGAAATTATAATTGGACGACCAATCTTGAGGATTTGCGCTATTATTACCTAGGCAATAGTGCTTGCCAGTCCCTCCAGAGCGATTGTTAATAAAAGCATTATTTAACAAATTGAGGTTGGCTTGATCTTGGCGAAGAAGACAGAAAGAATTTACGCTTGCAGTTGCCCCAGAAGTTCCATCTATCACAATAGTATTGTAATAAACTTCCTTGTTGCCTGTGGTACCTGCACTTTCAATTCCTTTAACGTTTGCCGTTCCTGAAGTGGTACGCCCTACTTTTATCTGATTGTTTGCAAAAAGTATATCGCCTGTTGTTTGCGTATAGATTCCCCAAACAGAACTATTGTGATTGCCAGCGGTGGTATTGATTTCATAAATTTTGTTTCGAGTGATGGTAAAATCACTGTTCTTTTCGTCCTCAATATAGATCGCAGCAGCAGGACCAATATCACTGGTGCTTAGCTGTTGAATATGGTGAATTTGATTGCCTTCAATACGCAGTGGGTAAGGACCACCAGAAGCAAAAGCAGAACGACCAACATAAATACCAGCTGCTACATTGTCTTCTGGAGAATAGCTACTATAACTACCATTGGAGGTAATGTAAAAAATATCATTGTTGCTAATACTTGCATTTCCCACTTCTGCTTGAATTCCATAAGCGGTATGATTAGAGCTAGAGCTACTATTAAAATGAATGTTACCGATGGTATTATTTTTAATGGTAACATTGACATCACTTCCATAAAATTCAATCCCCACAGCAGGTCGCCATTCCGATTCGATTTTGTCTTGGTTTTGGTAGCCTCCAATTCGGTTCCCTTCAATGCGTACTGTTCCTGCGGAAAGGTCAATCCCTGAAAAATAGTAAGCTGTTTTGATATTAGCAATGATGTTATTAAGGATATTGACGGTTCCTGTTCCTACACCAGATTCTATTTTAATACCTGTAAAACGCCCACTGCCAGTAGCAGTTGTTGGAGTGCCGCCTCTGTTGTCGTCAGCGCCTCCCATGCCATTTCCTTCAATCGAATAGCCTGTTCCATCCTTAATCAAAATACCAATCATTTGCCCCGAACGACTAGTGTGTTGGTAAAAACTATTGTTGTTGATCGTCCAGTATTCATTGCCATCGTCCAATAAAATTCCTTCCGTATTGTAATTGTAAATTGAATTGCGTAGAATAGTATTGTGGCTGTTTTTGTTGGCAGTTGGCGCTTGAGAAACGATAGCTTGGTAGGTGCTACCAGAGACGCTTTCTCGGATGTGATTGTACTGGATCAAATTATAGCTATTGCCTCCTGAGGTCACAGGAACAGACCAACCATCGTCTCCAAAAGTAATAACCCCTTTAGAAGCTTCCCAACAGTGATTTCTTAGGTGGCAGTGTTGAATGGTATTATACGTTGCACCATTGACAAGGTAAACTGTTGAAGCATCATTATTGCTATTGTCAATATCCAATGCACTATTGCTGCCTGCTCCGCCAGAACGCCCATCAATGGTTACATGATCCGCAGCATCAAAGGTTAGCGTTGCCGTTGCATGATTACTGGTGATGACAACATTACTGGCGCCCAATTCGGGGCGAATAGTTAAGGTATTGATGGTTGACATTCCTGTTATTTCGGGAATGGTAACTGCCCCGCTATAGGTGCCATCCCTTAGTTCGAGAATCACAGGACCACAAACGCCATTGGCTGCCAAATCAGCAATAGCATTGCTTAAGTCCGCATAATTAGGAGCCGTTCCCCCAATTGTGTAGGTGCCCGTGAAAGATAAGTTTATACTTGTATTATAATGATCATTGGCTTGGTTTTCGTCCGTAACCGCATTGGGCAGTACACTGTTAATGGCTAAGTTATAGGTATTCCCCTGATTGAATGTGTAGGTTCCTAGACTAACACTAATCTGTTGATTAGGCGAAAGAGAACCTGTCCAGTGGATTGGTGTTTGAGCAATGCTATTGACCGACCAATGAATGGTTGCAGTACTTAGGTTTTGGGTTCCAAAATTTCTTAGACTGGCTGTGATATTGGCTGTCCCAGGGCAAAGCAATTGAGGCTGATGCGCAACAATACCCGCATCATTTACCGTTGTAGAAGCGATGGTTAACTGAATGTTGGGGCGATTATAAGTGGTAGATAAATATTGGCTATTGTCCCACGGTGCGCTATCACTTTTATACGTTTTAGTGAGGTAAGTACTTCCCGTTGAAGTATAGTGATAATAGGGACGACTGCTTGCATAAGTTTGATTTCCCTTAAGCACTAATACTTGCAAGTTATCACTACCATTATAATAAAAAGGACTGTTTAAGCTTACCTCAGCCCAGCCATTGGGCATTGTATTCGGAAAACTACCAGCCCATACTAGCGTATAGGTAGTGCTGTCTGTACTTCCTGCGGACAGGCTATTATTAGAACTTGTTTTAAGGTATATCGAAACAT from Aureispira anguillae encodes:
- a CDS encoding T9SS type A sorting domain-containing protein, whose protein sequence is MKKNTYLLFVISYLLTCFQSVVAQNVVTIGTSTANSSDLAPINRYYTYSTSEIIYTSSEIGYAGNITKLAFQKASGASSVSIDNVSIYLKTSSNNSLSAGSTDSTTYTLVWAGSFPNTMPNGWAEVSLNSPFYYNGSDNLQVLVLKGNQTYASSRPYYHYTSTGSTYLTKTYKSDSAPWDNSQYLSTTYNRPNIQLTIASTTVNDAGIVAHQPQLLCPGTANITASLRNFGTQNLSTATIHWSVNSIAQTPIHWTGSLSPNQQISVSLGTYTFNQGNTYNLAINSVLPNAVTDENQANDHYNTSINLSFTGTYTIGGTAPNYADLSNAIADLAANGVCGPVILELRDGTYSGAVTIPEITGMSTINTLTIRPELGASNVVITSNHATATLTFDAADHVTIDGRSGGAGSNSALDIDNSNNDASTVYLVNGATYNTIQHCHLRNHCWEASKGVITFGDDGWSVPVTSGGNSYNLIQYNHIRESVSGSTYQAIVSQAPTANKNSHNTILRNSIYNYNTEGILLDDGNEYWTINNNSFYQHTSRSGQMIGILIKDGTGYSIEGNGMGGADDNRGGTPTTATGSGRFTGIKIESGVGTGTVNILNNIIANIKTAYYFSGIDLSAGTVRIEGNRIGGYQNQDKIESEWRPAVGIEFYGSDVNVTIKNNTIGNIHFNSSSSSNHTAYGIQAEVGNASISNNDIFYITSNGSYSSYSPEDNVAAGIYVGRSAFASGGPYPLRIEGNQIHHIQQLSTSDIGPAAAIYIEDEKNSDFTITRNKIYEINTTAGNHNSSVWGIYTQTTGDILFANNQIKVGRTTSGTANVKGIESAGTTGNKEVYYNTIVIDGTSGATASVNSFCLLRQDQANLNLLNNAFINNRSGGTGKHYCLGNNSANPQDWSSNYNFFANHDINALNQWNHVDKNFGDWKLATASSESSWADDLSQINLNNLFDNFLIGHLDIDPAQRESWYLNGKGVQIPSITEDVNHLLAGRSTIVADGGTDIGANEFTPTVSPQELSITGNHTLGGIEILSFANRPVAKIEWGNTGVLPSIQSAQYYSGTSPNDPSNNGAISSPKHFDAYWKIAATGGSDFTYTITLLYDDALIGTIPSESLSKLAKKITGSVGTWQSYNSTVNSSSNELSYGTLNSFSEFTGLLDASTLPIDLLSFSGQKINANIELQWTTSSETNNAYFTLQKSVDGINWQYLDTVSGQGTTTQPSHYTYTDVNPFSSYNYYRLLQTDFSGAISNISNVIMIYFDTAIKRAKQFPPSFWINSQKELCFMSERNSSFVLQIFNTLGQVVYKSDYNSHQGLNRIPLPVNNTVPCAYIISISNKQSSYSQKVIVH